The following coding sequences lie in one Haematobia irritans isolate KBUSLIRL chromosome 3, ASM5000362v1, whole genome shotgun sequence genomic window:
- the LOC142231206 gene encoding uncharacterized protein LOC142231206, with protein MPKRTVRSSLVKTKINCLKCKKVIKEETQNYIKCDKCEKTFHLSCTDLTKREFEMLIDNESETFECEYCREEEDDDSEREKEISLNSRSVSSINKFNRLKGLLSSIPILPDIIAIQETWFQNAITQIYSIPGYKKCSVEQFKFTLESMLNDHAGSPIVLVGDTNIDRYHSSYYNEMLDLFQSFGCENAHEMVTRPLSNTCIDHVFSNFVERVDVDSVECDISDHNLVFCKIKSKIMRNDFVEVMKTKCDYQKAKRYLSDELSPDFGSLNVQDQTDRLTYCIQGAIAYSTTVSKTLKHARFMMTPWINVNLQHLITIKFKLLKRRKKERGNEAIQDSLKRISRIISIANKRSREAYYAENIDRAANDPKRGWNFINEVLGKKGHKELELKDVQGRRISNNLDKANALNTYFLDSVMSLRRGILVDPGDNINIFHTLSGDIDSVFSIEQVDNNCIMEVIENLKAGKRPGHDGISSIFLKEYSEIVSPFLAKIFNGMISLSIYPDILKLHRIVPIPKIVNASDVSNFRPVAVLSTIDTIFEKIIYDKLYTYCESNNLLYENQYRFRRGCGTEEAVLNVIKFICSGLDGGFNGVAGVFFDFSKAFDLVEHQLLLEKMHIYGIRGKEFLLFRSFWRIGNSTLMSVNRKVLWGP; from the exons atgcccAAAAGAACTGTTCGTAGTAGTTtggtaaaaacgaaaataaattgtCTCAAGTGCAAGAAAGTTATTAAAGAAGAAACGCAAAATTACATAAAATGTGATAAGTGCGAGAAAACATTTCACCTCAGCTGCACTGATTTAACGAAGAGAGAGTTTGAGATGTTAATTGATAACGAGAGTGAGACATTTGAGTGCGAATATTGCAGAGAGGAAGAGGATGATGACAGtgaaagagagaaagaga TAAGTTTGAATAGCAGAAGCGTTTCATCTATTAATAAATTCAATCGTTTGAAAGGATTACTATCGAGTATCCCTATTTTACCGGATATAATAGCAATTCAAGAGACTTGGTTTCAAAATGCAATCACTCAAATTTATTCGATTCCTGGTTATAAG AAATGTTCTGTTGAACAATTTAAGTTTACACTGGAATCAATGTTGAATGATCACGCTGGAAGTCCAATAGTTTTGGTTGGAGATACTAATATAGATCGTTATCACAGCTCTTATTATAACGAAATGTTGGATCTCTTTCAGAGTTTTGGATGTGAGAATGCTCATGAGATGGTTACAAGACCTTTAAGTAATACTTGCATTGATCATGTGTTTTCCAATTTTGTAGAGAGAGTCGATGTTGACTCTGTGGAATGTGATATTTCAGACCATAATTTAGTTTTTTGCAAGATAAAAAGTAAGATTATGAGAAATGATTTTGTGGAGGTAATGAAAACTAAGTGTGACTACCAAAAGGCCAAACGTTACTTATCAGATGAGTTGTCTCCTGACTTTGGTTCACTGAATGTACAGGATCAGACAGACAGATTAACATATTGTATACAAGGTGCTATTGCATATTCAACAACAGTCAGTAAAACTTTGAAACATGCTAGGTTTATGATGACCCCATggataaatgtaaatttacagCATTTGATAACGATTAAGTTTAAATTGCTGAAGAGGAGAAAGAAGGAAAGAGGAAATGAGGCGATACAGGATTCCTTAAAGAGGATTAGTAGAATAATTAGTATTGCCAACAAGAGAAGTAGAGAGGCGTATTATGCAGAGAATATTGACAGGGCAGCAAATGATCCCAAAAGGGGATGGAATTTTATTAATGAGGTTCTAGGGAAAAAGGGGCATAAAGAACTAGAACTTAAAGATGTACAAGGAAGAAGGATTTCAAATAACTTGGATAAGGCGAATGCACTCAATACATACTTTTTAGATTCTGTAATGAGTTTGAGGCGAGGAATTTTAGTTGATCCTGGGGATAACATTAATATTTTCCATACATTGTCAGGTGATATAGATTCCGTATTTTCCATTGAACAAGTCGATAACAACTGTATTATGGAAGTTATAGAGAATCTGAAGGCAGGTAAGAGACCAGGACATGACGGCATTTCTTCCATATTCCTCAAAGAATACAGTGAAATAGTTTCACCTttcttagcaaaaattttcaatgggatgATCAGTTTATCGATATATCCAGACATTTTGAAATTACATAGAATTGTTCCTATACCCAAAATAGTGAATGCTAGTGACGTATCTAACTTCAGACCAGTGGCCGTATTGTCAACAATAGACACGATTTTTGAAAAGATTATCTATGATAAATTATATACATACTGTGAATCGAATAATTTGCTTTATGAGAATCAATATAGATTTAGGCGTGGATGCGGAACAGAGGAAGCTGTATTAAATGTAATTAAGTTTATTTGTAGTGGTTTAGACGGGGGATTCAATGGAGTTGCTggagtattttttgatttttcaaagGCATTTGATCTTGTCGAGCACCAAttattgctggaaaaaatgcatATCTATGGGATTCGAGGGAaagagtttttattatttagaagTTTTTGGAGAATAGGAAACAGTACGTTGATGTCAGTAAATCGAAAAGTTTTGTGGGGCCCGTAG